In Electrophorus electricus isolate fEleEle1 chromosome 18, fEleEle1.pri, whole genome shotgun sequence, one genomic interval encodes:
- the dpp9 gene encoding dipeptidyl peptidase 9 isoform X2: protein MYRVKRVKLEQETEGSWKSFSAVKMTAVDDLSDSTEVVEMEDATSQFIVEKHSWDGLREIIHGSRKYSGMIINKAPHDFQFVQKHDEMGPHSHRLYYLGMPYGSRENSLLYSEIPKKIRKEALLVLSWKQMLDHFQATPHQGMYSREEELLRERKRLGVFGITSYDYHAQSGLFLFQASNSLFYCHDGGHNGFIAAPMKPVEIKTQCSGIRMDPKICPGDPNFIAFINNNDLWVTNIETCEERRLTFCHKGLNNVKDDPKSAGVATFVIQEEFDRFTGYWWCPAVCEDADGSKILQVLYEEVDESEVEIIHVPSPALEERKADVYRYPRTGSKNPQISLKLVEIQTDEDGEIVSTQSKELVLPFKTLFPGVEYIARAGWTRDGKYAWAVLLDRSQQKLQLVLLPPALFLSVGVDEPQWEEHVAAMAEGVQPFVIYEEVTDIWINVHDIFYPFIQTNNDEITFLWVNESKTGFCHLYKATSLLLPGGHQWTRDYSPSEDDFKCPVKEEVTLTSGEWEVLARHGSKIWVNEETKLVYFQGTKDTPLEHHLYVVSYESPGDIVRLTKPGFSHGCSVSQNFDMFISHYSNVSTPPCVHVYKLVGSDSDPLHKEPEFWASMMESAGCPADYVPPEIFRFPAKSGFELYGMLYKPHNLKPGKKHPAILFVYGGPQVQLVNNSYKGVKYLRLNTLASLGYAVIVIDGRGSCQRGLKFEGALKNKMGQVEIEDQVEGLQYVADKYKFIDLSRVAIHGWSYGGFLSLMGLIHRPNVFKVAVAGAPVTVWMAYDTGYTERYMDVPEHNQQGYEAGSVALHVDKLPNEPNRLLILHGFLDENVHFFHTNFLVSQLIRAGKPYQLQIYPNERHSIRCPESGEHYEIMLLYFLQQHL from the exons ATGTATAGAGTAAAAAGGGTGAAACTTGAACAAGAAACCGAAGGAAGTTGGAAAAG TTTCTCAGCTGTCAAGATGACTGCAGTGGATGACCTCTCAGATAGCACGGAGGTGGTGGAAATGGAAGACGCTACGTCCCAGTTCATTGTGGAGAAGCACTCGTGGGATGGCCTGCGGGAAATCATCCACGGGAGCCGGAAGTACTCTGGCATGATCATCAACAAGGCGCCCCACGACTTCCAGTTTGTACAGAAACATGATGAGATGGGTCCCCATTCCCATCGGCTGTACTATCTAG GTATGCCCTATGGGAGCAGGGAAAACTCGTTACTGTACTCAGAAATTCCAAAGAAGATCAGGAAAGAGGCCCTTCTGGTCTTGTCGTGGAAACAGATGTTGGATCATTTTCAG GCGACTCCACATCAAGGCATGTACTCTCGAGAGGAGGAGCTCCTTCGCGAGCGGAAGCGCTTAGGCGTGTTTGGCATCACGTCCTATGACTATCACGCTCAAAGTGGCCTTTTCCTCTTCCAAGCTAGCAACAGCCTTTTCTATTGCCATGATGGTGGGCATAATGGCTTCATT GCTGCCCCCATGAAGCCTGTGGAGATTAAGACTCAGTGCTCAGGCATTCGCATGGACCCCAAGATATGTCCCGGTGATCCCAACTTCATAGCGTTCATTAATAACAATGACCTGTGGGTGACGAACATCGAAACCTGCGAGGAGCGAAGGCTGACATTTTGTCACAAAG GTTTGAATAACGTGAAGGATGACCCGAAGTCAGCAGGCGTTGCAACCTTTGTGATTCAGGAAGAGTTTGATCGTTTCACTGGCTACTGGTGGTGTCCAGCTGTCTGCGAAG ACGCAGATGGGAGCAAGATTCTGCAGGTCCTTTATGAAGAGGTGGATGAGTCGGAAGTTGAGATCATTCATGTCCCCTCCCCAGCTCTGGAGGAGCGCAAGGCAGACGTGTATAGATACCCGCGCACTG GGAGTAAAAACCCACAGATCAGTCTGAAACTGGTAGAGATTCAAACTGACGAGGATGGTGAG ATTGTAAGCACACAGAGCAAGGAGCTTGTTCTGCCTTTCAAGACGCTGTTTCCTGGGGTGGAGTACATTGCGCGGGCCGGCTGGACAAGAGACGGCAAATA CGCGTGGGCAGTGCTACTGGATCGCAGTCAGCAAAAGCTGCAGCTGGTTCTGCTGCCACCCGCCCTCTTCCTAAGTGTGGGCGTCGACGAGCCACAGTGGGAGGAGCACGTCGCGGCCATGGCCGAGGGCGTACAGCCCTTTGTGATCTACGAGGAAGTAACGGACATCTGGATCAAT GTCCACGATATTTTTTATCCTTTCATTCAAACAAATAACGACGAGATTACGTTCCTGTGGGTGAATGAATCAAAAACCGGCTTCTGCCATCTGTACAAAGCCACAAGTCTCCTGCTGCCAGGGGGCCACCAGTGGACTAGAGACTACAGTCCCTCCGAGG ACGATTTTAAATGTCCAGTAAAGGAGGAGGTGACCTTAACCAGTGGAGAGTGGGAGGTGCTAGCCAGACATGGCTCAAAG ATCTGGGTAAATGAAGAGACTAAGCTGGTGTACTTCCAGGGCACGAAAGACACACCCCTGGAGCACCATTTATACGTGGTAAGCTACGAGTCTCCAGGAGACATTGTCCGACTGACCAAGCCCGGTTTCTCCCACGGTTGCTCTGTCAGCCAG AACTTCGACATGTTCATCAGTCACTACAGCAATGTGAGCACCCCTCCCTGCGTTCACGTCTACAAGCTGGTTGGTTCTGACAGTGACCCTTTGCACAAGGAGCCTGAGTTCTGGGCCAGTATGATGGAGTCAGCAG gCTGTCCAGCTGATTATGTCCCACCTGAGATATTTAGGTTCCCTGCCAAGTCTGGCTTTGAGCTCTATGGGATGTTGTACAAGCCACACAACTTGAAACCCGGCAAGAAGCACCCAGCAATCCTATTTGTATATGGTGGTCCCCAG GTGCAGTTAGTGAATAACTCCTACAAAGGCGTAAAGTACTTGCGCCTGAACACACTAGCATCTCTGGGTTATGCAGTGATCGTCATCGACGGAAGAGGCTCGTGCCAGAGGGGTCTGAAGTTTGAGGGGgctctaaaaaacaaaatg GGCCAGGTGGAAATTGAGGACCAGGTGGAGGGCCTTCAATATGTGGCTGACAAGTACAAGTTTATAGACCTGAGTCGTGTGGCCATTCACGGCTGGTCTTATGGAGGATTCCTGTCTCTCATGGGGCTCATTCATCGGCCCAACGTGTTCAAG GTGGCAGTAGCTGGAGCACCTGTAACGGTATGGATGGCGTATGACACAGGATACACAGAGCGCTACATGGATGTGCCTGAACACAACCAGCAGGGTTACGAAGCGGGCTCTGTGGCCCTGCACGTGGACAAGCTTCCTAATGA GCCGAACCGATTGCTAATCTTACATGGATTCCTTGATGAGAATGTGCACTTTTTCCACACCAACTTCCTAGTATCTCAGCTTATCCGTGCAGGAAAGCCATATCAGTTACAG ATCTATCCCAACGAGCGGCACAGCATCCGCTGCCCTGAGTCTGGCGAGCACTACGAAATCATGCTGCTATACTTCCTCCAGCAGCATCTCTGA
- the dpp9 gene encoding dipeptidyl peptidase 9 isoform X1, protein MYRVKRVKLEQETEGSWKSFSAVKMTAVDDLSDSTEVVEMEDATSQFIVEKHSWDGLREIIHGSRKYSGMIINKAPHDFQFVQKHDEMGPHSHRLYYLGMPYGSRENSLLYSEIPKKIRKEALLVLSWKQMLDHFQATPHQGMYSREEELLRERKRLGVFGITSYDYHAQSGLFLFQASNSLFYCHDGGHNGFIQAAPMKPVEIKTQCSGIRMDPKICPGDPNFIAFINNNDLWVTNIETCEERRLTFCHKGLNNVKDDPKSAGVATFVIQEEFDRFTGYWWCPAVCEDADGSKILQVLYEEVDESEVEIIHVPSPALEERKADVYRYPRTGSKNPQISLKLVEIQTDEDGEIVSTQSKELVLPFKTLFPGVEYIARAGWTRDGKYAWAVLLDRSQQKLQLVLLPPALFLSVGVDEPQWEEHVAAMAEGVQPFVIYEEVTDIWINVHDIFYPFIQTNNDEITFLWVNESKTGFCHLYKATSLLLPGGHQWTRDYSPSEDDFKCPVKEEVTLTSGEWEVLARHGSKIWVNEETKLVYFQGTKDTPLEHHLYVVSYESPGDIVRLTKPGFSHGCSVSQNFDMFISHYSNVSTPPCVHVYKLVGSDSDPLHKEPEFWASMMESAGCPADYVPPEIFRFPAKSGFELYGMLYKPHNLKPGKKHPAILFVYGGPQVQLVNNSYKGVKYLRLNTLASLGYAVIVIDGRGSCQRGLKFEGALKNKMGQVEIEDQVEGLQYVADKYKFIDLSRVAIHGWSYGGFLSLMGLIHRPNVFKVAVAGAPVTVWMAYDTGYTERYMDVPEHNQQGYEAGSVALHVDKLPNEPNRLLILHGFLDENVHFFHTNFLVSQLIRAGKPYQLQIYPNERHSIRCPESGEHYEIMLLYFLQQHL, encoded by the exons ATGTATAGAGTAAAAAGGGTGAAACTTGAACAAGAAACCGAAGGAAGTTGGAAAAG TTTCTCAGCTGTCAAGATGACTGCAGTGGATGACCTCTCAGATAGCACGGAGGTGGTGGAAATGGAAGACGCTACGTCCCAGTTCATTGTGGAGAAGCACTCGTGGGATGGCCTGCGGGAAATCATCCACGGGAGCCGGAAGTACTCTGGCATGATCATCAACAAGGCGCCCCACGACTTCCAGTTTGTACAGAAACATGATGAGATGGGTCCCCATTCCCATCGGCTGTACTATCTAG GTATGCCCTATGGGAGCAGGGAAAACTCGTTACTGTACTCAGAAATTCCAAAGAAGATCAGGAAAGAGGCCCTTCTGGTCTTGTCGTGGAAACAGATGTTGGATCATTTTCAG GCGACTCCACATCAAGGCATGTACTCTCGAGAGGAGGAGCTCCTTCGCGAGCGGAAGCGCTTAGGCGTGTTTGGCATCACGTCCTATGACTATCACGCTCAAAGTGGCCTTTTCCTCTTCCAAGCTAGCAACAGCCTTTTCTATTGCCATGATGGTGGGCATAATGGCTTCATT CAGGCTGCCCCCATGAAGCCTGTGGAGATTAAGACTCAGTGCTCAGGCATTCGCATGGACCCCAAGATATGTCCCGGTGATCCCAACTTCATAGCGTTCATTAATAACAATGACCTGTGGGTGACGAACATCGAAACCTGCGAGGAGCGAAGGCTGACATTTTGTCACAAAG GTTTGAATAACGTGAAGGATGACCCGAAGTCAGCAGGCGTTGCAACCTTTGTGATTCAGGAAGAGTTTGATCGTTTCACTGGCTACTGGTGGTGTCCAGCTGTCTGCGAAG ACGCAGATGGGAGCAAGATTCTGCAGGTCCTTTATGAAGAGGTGGATGAGTCGGAAGTTGAGATCATTCATGTCCCCTCCCCAGCTCTGGAGGAGCGCAAGGCAGACGTGTATAGATACCCGCGCACTG GGAGTAAAAACCCACAGATCAGTCTGAAACTGGTAGAGATTCAAACTGACGAGGATGGTGAG ATTGTAAGCACACAGAGCAAGGAGCTTGTTCTGCCTTTCAAGACGCTGTTTCCTGGGGTGGAGTACATTGCGCGGGCCGGCTGGACAAGAGACGGCAAATA CGCGTGGGCAGTGCTACTGGATCGCAGTCAGCAAAAGCTGCAGCTGGTTCTGCTGCCACCCGCCCTCTTCCTAAGTGTGGGCGTCGACGAGCCACAGTGGGAGGAGCACGTCGCGGCCATGGCCGAGGGCGTACAGCCCTTTGTGATCTACGAGGAAGTAACGGACATCTGGATCAAT GTCCACGATATTTTTTATCCTTTCATTCAAACAAATAACGACGAGATTACGTTCCTGTGGGTGAATGAATCAAAAACCGGCTTCTGCCATCTGTACAAAGCCACAAGTCTCCTGCTGCCAGGGGGCCACCAGTGGACTAGAGACTACAGTCCCTCCGAGG ACGATTTTAAATGTCCAGTAAAGGAGGAGGTGACCTTAACCAGTGGAGAGTGGGAGGTGCTAGCCAGACATGGCTCAAAG ATCTGGGTAAATGAAGAGACTAAGCTGGTGTACTTCCAGGGCACGAAAGACACACCCCTGGAGCACCATTTATACGTGGTAAGCTACGAGTCTCCAGGAGACATTGTCCGACTGACCAAGCCCGGTTTCTCCCACGGTTGCTCTGTCAGCCAG AACTTCGACATGTTCATCAGTCACTACAGCAATGTGAGCACCCCTCCCTGCGTTCACGTCTACAAGCTGGTTGGTTCTGACAGTGACCCTTTGCACAAGGAGCCTGAGTTCTGGGCCAGTATGATGGAGTCAGCAG gCTGTCCAGCTGATTATGTCCCACCTGAGATATTTAGGTTCCCTGCCAAGTCTGGCTTTGAGCTCTATGGGATGTTGTACAAGCCACACAACTTGAAACCCGGCAAGAAGCACCCAGCAATCCTATTTGTATATGGTGGTCCCCAG GTGCAGTTAGTGAATAACTCCTACAAAGGCGTAAAGTACTTGCGCCTGAACACACTAGCATCTCTGGGTTATGCAGTGATCGTCATCGACGGAAGAGGCTCGTGCCAGAGGGGTCTGAAGTTTGAGGGGgctctaaaaaacaaaatg GGCCAGGTGGAAATTGAGGACCAGGTGGAGGGCCTTCAATATGTGGCTGACAAGTACAAGTTTATAGACCTGAGTCGTGTGGCCATTCACGGCTGGTCTTATGGAGGATTCCTGTCTCTCATGGGGCTCATTCATCGGCCCAACGTGTTCAAG GTGGCAGTAGCTGGAGCACCTGTAACGGTATGGATGGCGTATGACACAGGATACACAGAGCGCTACATGGATGTGCCTGAACACAACCAGCAGGGTTACGAAGCGGGCTCTGTGGCCCTGCACGTGGACAAGCTTCCTAATGA GCCGAACCGATTGCTAATCTTACATGGATTCCTTGATGAGAATGTGCACTTTTTCCACACCAACTTCCTAGTATCTCAGCTTATCCGTGCAGGAAAGCCATATCAGTTACAG ATCTATCCCAACGAGCGGCACAGCATCCGCTGCCCTGAGTCTGGCGAGCACTACGAAATCATGCTGCTATACTTCCTCCAGCAGCATCTCTGA